The Elaeis guineensis isolate ETL-2024a chromosome 11, EG11, whole genome shotgun sequence genomic interval AGCCTCAGTcctaccaattaaaaatcaatgatGGACATTCTAAATTAAGAATTGATACTGTTAATGATGATCTGTTCATAAAGACTcaagaaataaaaaatcatctattTTGGAAGCCTGCTACCTTACATCGAATGGTACAAAATTAATGGTTCTAATATTGTTGGTATGCCAAACTTATTATAGggaatatgaaataaaaatccACATCTTTGATGATGATGTATACGTCATAAAACATAACGGATGGCTTGGTGCATGAGGCTCTTGCCATTGCAAGAAGAGTTAGATATATGCAGCCTTACCCTCAAATGTGGAAAGACTATCTCCATGTTTGGAATTTGTGTCCTTCAAGTCACAATAGAGCAGTCTTACCATTGTGCCAAGGTTCACTCTCTACGTACACCTTATAAAACATATGTACCAAAATTCTATAGAGCTGGATGTTTTTAAACAAATCATGCAAAACATTATTTTGAGCTGTTAGAATAATATATTTTTGGACCACTTGATGCAtgcaaaaatgactaagactttcAGAAGACATGGTTTTTGGTTTCAAAGAAGTTTTCATGATGTAGATTACAACCAATGCTATGGCTCCTCTTAAGATCTCCATCATGGATTTTGGATTGGTAGGATTGACGCCTCAATCCTTCAGGAAGGAGAGTAGAAAAACACATACCTATGTACAGACatgcatatatagatatatatacatacacacatacagcGCGCAGACCTCATAAAACATGTTTACCAAACTTTGATAGATTTGGATGCTTCTATGGCATAAGTTATGCTGAACATAATATGAAGCAGTTAAAATGATATGTTTTTGGGCTATTTGATGCATAGGAAAATGCCTCCAAAagacattattttttatttgaaagtaGTTTTCATAATGTAGATTGTAATTAACGCCAACAGTATGGATCCTCCATAGATAATCTTTATCACTGATTTTGGTTGATAGCATTGAGGCCTCAATCCTTCTGGAAGGAGAGTGGAAATATGCACACATATCATTAAATATGGTGTGATGTAATCTTGATTAAAAAGCAtattgtattattttgtagggtcatTTATCTTTTTGTGGCAATTTGTGTTATTGTCTAAAGCATATGTGATAGATTGAACCTTTCTTCATTGTCATCCATTTGAAAGTaacattttaataaaaataacctGTTTTCTGGATGGAAAATCTTAATGCATCCCTCTATTATCTCCTCCGAAATCCATAATAATTACTACTTTGATCTGCACCTACTTGCAGTAAATGACATATTCCTCGAAGTTTttgtgttttttgtttttttgttttttaagtCCGTGCGAGATTTGCCTGCTTCTTGGTTGATGGTTTTTTTTGTTTCCCAGAAAAATGCTccatttttttctcctcttctgtTGTTTGTGATTATGCTTTTATTTGGTTCTGTGACTTATCATAGCGTACCTTGACCTTGGGTGTCCAAACAGTAGCTACATGAGCTTAAATCATGGAACCAAACAGGTCTGCATACCTTCCAACTCCAGTGATTAGGATTTCATGGAAGGATTTTGTCAAAGTTGCTGTGGATAGGAATGTGTTACCAAGGTTTGCATCAATTTGGAAGCTAGTGGTTAAGTATTTCCAAATTGTAGTGATTTTGACTCGATATTTAGAGTCATTTTTGTCGTTGCATACTCTTGAGGAACCAAGATTCTTTAAGGTTTTATGGCAGGTCTCTCTCTTGCAACATCTGCTATGGCTAGGATTGGTTACCAATTTAATAAGGTTCACATCAGTTTGGAAGCAAGATGTTTGGCAATATCAAATCATGGTGATTTGACTTGAGCCATGGAGCCAATTTCATAAAATAGGATAAGTTTTGTAGGTTAAAGTTCAAGCTTATTTATACAGCGATGTAGGTAAGCAAGGCTATTAGCTTGTCGTTTACTGTCTTATTTCAGCTGGAGAAAGAAAAATGGTCTTTTGGTTCCTGCCATTTATATTGAGCtattatctattatatatatctAATATGGAGGCTAGGCTTGTGTAGAGCTCTCCATTTGCCACATGGACACCAATATTAATTATGCTGATATTTATGTGCTAGCCATCATTAGAGTTCATTGCTTAATATGCAGCAGATATTAATGATTCCAATATTAATGTGCGTGGTCATCATTAAAGTTCATTGCTTAATTTGCAACAGAATTTTAGCTATTAAAGCTTTCTATTATTATAATTTGTTAAGGTGGCATATTGCAACTTACAAATAGTTGGAAAAAGGATGAAAACCAATACTCTTTGCATTGTGCAGGGTCAGTATTATTAACACCGATATTAATGACAGAAGTTTATACATGGTTGCTTAGCTTATGTAGAGTTCTTTATCTTCTATGTAGACACCAACGTCAATGGTACTGGTATTAATGAAGGGAGTTTTTGCTCAGCATCATTAGAGTTTATTGTTTAATATGCAACAGAAACTTGGCTATTGAAGCTTCTATTTGTTATAATTTGTTTACATTGCGATGTTGCATTTCTAGAATAGTTGGAAAAAGGAGGAAAAGCCTGTAATGCACTTATTGCTCAGGTTATATGCTATTATGATATGATAGCTGAGTATGTGGTGATTCGCTTTGATATCTGATGCCCATTTGTTCTCCATGTTTTCCATTTCATAGGACTTGCACAAGAAAATGGAACTATATCCGAGGATGTTGTTAGAAATGCGTTTTCTGCAACTGAGGATGGGTTTCTTGCACATGTTCGTAGAACACATCAAATAAAACCATTGATTGCTGCAATTGGATCTTGTTGTTTGGTGGGAGTTATATGGAAAGGGACATTATATGTAGCCAATGTGGGAGATTCTCGAGCAATTATTGGTTGTTTAGGTAAGTCAAACAACATCATTGCTGAGCAACTGACGAGAGATCATAATGCAAGTGTGGAGGAGGTGAGACAAGAACTTAGGTCTCTTCATCCAGATGATTCGCATATTGTGGTTCTGAAGCATGGGGTATGGCGAATCAAAGGAATAATCCAGGTCAGCTATATTTTCTTCAGTAGGTTAACCAGGTTCTTTCATTTCAGTTGTAGTAAAATTTCACTTTCCAACTTGTCACATGGCATCCCATGTTCTTAGGTGTCAAGATCCATAGGGGATGCATACTTAAAGAAGCCAGAATTCTCTATAGACCCATCTGTCCAACGTTTCAGGCTGTCTGAACCTCTTCGGAGGCCTGTTCTTACAGCAGAGCCATCCATACACGCACGAGTCCTCTGTCCACAGGATAAGTTCTTGATCTTTGCATCTGATGGACTCTGGGAGCACCTGACAAATCAGGAGGCAGCCGAAATTGTGTATAATTATCCAAGAGCTGTATGTTGTTCGCtctgcttctttttcttgctAGCATTAATTTTATACAATGTCCTTTTTCTGGCAGCACTCCTTCATGTTTTCTTTTGGTAGGGAATTGCAAGGAGGCTGGTCAGAGCAGCGCTGCAGGAAGCTGCTCGGAAGAGGGAAATGAGGTACGTGGATCTTAAGAAAGTGGAAAAGGGAATCCGCCGCTTTTTCCATGATGACATAACAGTTGTCGTTATCTTCATAGATCACGAGTTATTGCTGGGTTCAGATGCATCTGTGCCAGAATTATCCATACGGGGTTTCATTGATGCAGCTGGACCCTCAAATTTTTCAGTATTGGACAATATTTGAATGCAAGGTCAATAATCTGATGATAATGTTCCTTATACCTGAATCTCAACCAGGTTTCATATCACCCTCTATTGTGTTCTGTTGCATCAAAGTTTATTCTCTTTTTACACATATCACTACAGTGCTGCAATTTTAATTCCGTTTTTGTTATGTTCTATGTGCTGTATTGGTTTGAATTCTCTAGGAAAATAATACAACAGAGCGCAATCTCTattgctttttcttctttttggttAAGTAACAGATGCTTGCCTTTTTTTCGTTGTTCTGATATCCCAGATGTTGCTTCTTGATTGTCTATATATAAATCAAGATTTCATTCTGTGTTAGTTGTGTTGATAATGCATCAGGATTTATAGTGCTGTATGTTGCTAATCTCATCAACCTTTGTGACCTGTGGGTATTTAATGTGGCAAGTCATCCCTTTCACAGCTGAGGCAATCCTCTGGCCAACTAGCTAGGCTGTACTGGTTGATGTCTCCATTTTGGTTTATGGAAGCAAGACAAGCAACAATTTTTGAAGTCTTTTTGTTTCTTTATGTCAAGGATGCAATCATGTTGTTCCTTATTTCTTTCATCCTTATGCTCTTGTCGTTGTAAAATCCCTACACATCTGCTACAGAAGCTTCTTGACATCAGATGCTACAAAGCTTGAGTAACTTCTCTAGTGCTGGGTTGGTTCATGCCCAACATAGTATCGATTTAGTTATGCCGGTATGCATTCTAGTCTTTAATTACATCTCTTTTGTATAGtttattcatcttttttttatgcTGCATGGGTGATTATGAGGATATTCACTTCCGAACCATGGAAAACTTGCAATTGTTGGCAAGAAGGAACTCTAAAACCACCCAAACCCACAGCCTTGTCCACGGTGACCACCAGTGCTTTGGCCCATAGATCTCGCATTGCTCTGATTACGATGGGGATACCGGGACAGGGTTCGGATCATATGTCCGCTTGTCGCTTAGAGGTGCATATGATGGAGTTGGTTTGGCTTTGAAATCTCTGCGGTGGGTGAGCCGACGGTGATTCTTGCGAAGGTAGGTGAACTTAAAAGTACAGCCCCTCTGCGGCGGTGCCTGACCACCGTGATGATATTGTGGAGAAGGGGTAATGTGCAATCCGTGCTCCGCTAACCCAATGGCCGGCCCGGTGCTTGCGCGTCCAGCAATATGGGTCATGTGGCTGGCCATCCCCGGTGCTTGCTCGTCCAGCAATATGGGTCATGTGGTTGGCCATACCGGGTGCTTGCACGTCGATGACCTAGATCCCCATGGATTGAACCTCACCATTGGTTTTGTAGATCTTTTTCTGTGTTTTTATTTCTCAAATCTGTAAGAGGGGTCTGATTGCCATACATAATATCCTAAGCCGTCGCACCCACTCACGTGAGTGGAACCTCGGTGACTCGATTGGGGTCCTAAGGACGCCCAACCCTTTAGACATACAAAGGAGATGGGAGAAGGAAAGGGGCATGGACATAGAGAGATGGGTGcagaaaatcaaattttctattcTCTATTATGAACCCAAAAATAAAGCTCTTAAATTGAACCCatattttgaattcaaaacaGAGTCAAAACTGGAATCTAATTGAGTTTATCGGcaagttttgtcatacaaaaattgattccttacAAGctaattttctttccaaaaaaatcaAGCTCATATGAAATCCAATCATCCCAAATAGGAAACCAGAGAggatacaaaaattgattccttataagttaatttttttttaagaaaatcaaTCTCTTATGGAATCCAGTCTTCCAAAATAGAAAACTAGAGTGGAcgccaacctttggtgccccTCTTGTTCTCATCCATGCaaaagagaggggggggggggggggttgtccCCACCTTCTTTCCTCATGCTGAATTTAGAGAGGGGTGTGTGCCCATCTCAATCTCCATATGCATTCCATGTGGCT includes:
- the LOC105036115 gene encoding probable protein phosphatase 2C 43 isoform X3, with product MFSWLASIAAACWGPVRKYARMRKDEDEDDALLWSRDLGRHSAGEFSIAVVQANEVLEDHSQVETGPNATFVGVYDGHGGPDASRFISDHLFLHLMRLAQENGTISEDVVRNAFSATEDGFLAHVRRTHQIKPLIAAIGSCCLVGVIWKGTLYVANVGDSRAIIGCLGKSNNIIAEQLTRDHNASVEEVRQELRSLHPDDSHIVVLKHGVWRIKGIIQVSRSIGDAYLKKPEFSIDPSVQRFRLSEPLRRPVLTAEPSIHARVLCPQDKFLIFASDGLWEHLTNQEAAEIVYNYPRAGIARRLVRAALQEAARKREMSHPFHS
- the LOC105036115 gene encoding probable protein phosphatase 2C 43 isoform X4, which translates into the protein MFSWLASIAAACWGPVRKYARMRKDEDEDDALLWSRDLGRHSAGEFSIAVVQANEVLEDHSQVETGPNATFVGVYDGHGGPDASRFISDHLFLHLMRLAQENGTISEDVVRNAFSATEDGFLAHVRRTHQIKPLIAAIGSCCLVGVIWKGTLYVANVGDSRAIIGCLGKSNNIIAEQLTRDHNASVEEVRQELRSLHPDDSHIVVLKHGVWRIKGIIQVSRSIGDAYLKKPEFSIDPSVQRFRLSEPLRRPVLTAEPSIHARVLCPQDKFLIFASDGLWEHLTNQEAAEIVYNYPRAGIARRLVRAALQEAARKREMS
- the LOC105036115 gene encoding probable protein phosphatase 2C 43 isoform X2, which gives rise to MFSWLASIAAACWGPVRKYARMRKDEDEDDALLWSRDLGRHSAGEFSIAVVQANEVLEDHSQVETGPNATFVGVYDGHGGPDASRFISDHLFLHLMRLAQENGTISEDVVRNAFSATEDGFLAHVRRTHQIKPLIAAIGSCCLVGVIWKGTLYVANVGDSRAIIGCLGKSNNIIAEQLTRDHNASVEEVRQELRSLHPDDSHIVVLKHGVWRIKGIIQVSRSIGDAYLKKPEFSIDPSVQRFRLSEPLRRPVLTAEPSIHARVLCPQDKFLIFASDGLWEHLTNQEAAEIVYNYPRAGIARRLVRAALQEAARKREMRIYSAVCC
- the LOC105036115 gene encoding probable protein phosphatase 2C 43 isoform X1; this encodes MFSWLASIAAACWGPVRKYARMRKDEDEDDALLWSRDLGRHSAGEFSIAVVQANEVLEDHSQVETGPNATFVGVYDGHGGPDASRFISDHLFLHLMRLAQENGTISEDVVRNAFSATEDGFLAHVRRTHQIKPLIAAIGSCCLVGVIWKGTLYVANVGDSRAIIGCLGKSNNIIAEQLTRDHNASVEEVRQELRSLHPDDSHIVVLKHGVWRIKGIIQVSRSIGDAYLKKPEFSIDPSVQRFRLSEPLRRPVLTAEPSIHARVLCPQDKFLIFASDGLWEHLTNQEAAEIVYNYPRAGIARRLVRAALQEAARKREMRYVDLKKVEKGIRRFFHDDITVVVIFIDHELLLGSDASVPELSIRGFIDAAGPSNFSVLDNI